A section of the Bacillus sp. HSf4 genome encodes:
- the queC gene encoding 7-cyano-7-deazaguanine synthase QueC, with product MKKEKAIVVFSGGQDSTTCLLWALQQFEEVETVTFHYNQRHKQEIEVAKSISEKLGVKHHLLDMALLNQLAPNALTRDDIDIEAKEGELPSTFVPGRNLVFLSFASILAYQVGARHIVTGVCETDFSGYPDCRDAFIKSCNVTVNLAMERPFVIHTPLMWLNKAETWELADELDALDFVKHETLTCYNGIIADGCGECPACKLRANGYNEYMKMKRERA from the coding sequence ATGAAAAAGGAAAAAGCGATCGTTGTCTTCAGCGGCGGTCAGGACAGCACCACATGCCTTTTATGGGCGTTGCAACAATTTGAAGAGGTGGAAACGGTCACCTTTCATTATAACCAGCGGCACAAGCAGGAAATAGAAGTGGCGAAAAGCATTTCTGAAAAGCTGGGTGTCAAACATCATCTGTTGGATATGGCGCTTTTGAATCAGCTGGCGCCAAATGCTTTAACAAGGGATGACATCGACATTGAAGCAAAAGAAGGCGAGCTTCCGTCCACATTTGTTCCCGGACGCAACCTCGTGTTTTTATCGTTTGCTTCCATCCTTGCCTACCAAGTCGGCGCCCGCCACATCGTGACCGGTGTATGCGAAACGGATTTCAGCGGCTATCCCGATTGTCGTGACGCGTTCATTAAATCATGCAATGTCACCGTCAACCTGGCGATGGAGCGCCCGTTTGTCATCCACACGCCGCTCATGTGGCTGAATAAAGCGGAAACATGGGAGCTGGCAGATGAGCTGGATGCCCTTGACTTCGTCAAACATGAGACGCTGACTTGCTACAACGGAATCATCGCCGACGGCTGCGGCGAATGTCCGGCTTGCAAACTGCGCGCGAACGGCTACAACGAATACATGAAAATGAAAAGGGAGAGAGCTTAA
- the queD gene encoding 6-carboxytetrahydropterin synthase QueD — MLTQIYPQANHPYAFELNKDMQMSAAHFIPRDDAGACSRVHGHTYTINITIAGDVLNESGFLVNFSTIKKLIHGEYDHTLLNDHNEFSGDSPEQIPSTEVVAKTIYEKVEAYLRELENRPHCVQVFVRETPTSYVVYRPTSGGQHG, encoded by the coding sequence ATGCTGACGCAAATCTACCCGCAAGCAAACCACCCGTACGCATTTGAACTCAATAAAGATATGCAAATGTCGGCCGCTCATTTCATTCCGAGGGATGATGCGGGCGCATGCAGCAGGGTCCACGGCCATACGTATACGATCAACATCACGATTGCCGGAGATGTCTTAAATGAATCCGGTTTTCTCGTCAATTTCAGCACGATTAAAAAACTGATCCATGGGGAATATGATCATACGCTTTTAAATGATCACAACGAATTTTCCGGTGACAGCCCTGAACAAATTCCGTCGACTGAAGTTGTCGCAAAAACGATTTATGAAAAAGTCGAGGCTTATTTACGGGAGCTTGAAAACCGCCCGCATTGTGTTCAGGTGTTTGTCAGGGAAACCCCGACAAGCTATGTCGTCTACCGTCCAACATCAGGTGGTCAACATGGCTAA
- the queE gene encoding 7-carboxy-7-deazaguanine synthase QueE, translated as MAKPIPVLEIFGPTVQGEGMVIGQKTMFVRTAGCDYSCSWCDSAFTWDGSAKKDIQWMTAEDVYEKLKEIGGNAFSHVTISGGNPALLKQLDALISLLKEHDIRTALETQGTFYQDWFTDIDDLTISPKPPSSNMNTDFNKLDHIIGKLKDHGRLAAASLKVVIFTADDLQFAKKVHHRYPEIPFFLQVGNDDVQTEDQSRLVEKLLQKYEELVEAVTRDPELNRVRVLPQLHTLIWGNKRGV; from the coding sequence ATGGCTAAGCCGATTCCGGTATTGGAAATTTTCGGTCCGACTGTTCAGGGGGAAGGCATGGTCATCGGCCAAAAAACGATGTTTGTGAGAACCGCCGGCTGTGATTATTCATGCAGCTGGTGTGACTCGGCCTTCACATGGGACGGTTCGGCCAAAAAAGATATTCAATGGATGACGGCGGAAGACGTATACGAAAAGCTGAAAGAAATCGGCGGAAACGCCTTTTCGCATGTGACGATTTCGGGCGGAAACCCGGCGCTTTTAAAACAGCTGGATGCCCTGATCTCCCTTTTGAAAGAACACGATATCCGGACGGCGCTTGAAACCCAAGGCACATTTTATCAAGACTGGTTTACGGATATCGATGATTTGACCATCTCACCGAAACCGCCAAGCTCAAACATGAACACCGACTTTAACAAGCTTGACCATATCATCGGCAAACTGAAAGACCACGGCAGATTGGCCGCGGCAAGTCTGAAGGTCGTCATTTTCACGGCGGACGACCTGCAATTTGCCAAAAAAGTCCACCATCGTTATCCAGAGATCCCGTTTTTTCTCCAGGTCGGAAATGATGACGTTCAGACCGAGGATCAGAGCCGGCTTGTTGAAAAACTGCTGCAAAAGTATGAAGAGCTGGTAGAAGCGGTCACGCGAGACCCTGAACTAAACCGCGTCCGCGTCCTTCCGCAGCTTCACACCCTCATCTGGGGAAATAAACGCGGCGTGTAA
- the queF gene encoding preQ(1) synthase, whose protein sequence is MTTRKESELEGVTLLGNQGTNYLFDYSPEVLESFPNKHENRDYFVKFNCPEFTSLCPKTGQPDFATIYISYIPDKKMVESKSLKLYLFSFRNHGDFHEDCMNIIMNDLIELMDPRYIEVWGKFTPRGGISIDPYTNYGKPGTKYEKMAEYRMMNHDLYPETIDNR, encoded by the coding sequence ATGACGACAAGAAAAGAATCAGAACTGGAAGGCGTAACCCTTCTCGGCAATCAAGGGACCAATTATTTGTTCGACTACTCTCCGGAAGTGCTCGAGTCATTTCCAAATAAACACGAAAACAGAGACTACTTCGTCAAATTCAATTGTCCCGAATTCACATCCCTGTGTCCGAAAACAGGGCAACCCGATTTTGCGACCATTTACATCAGCTATATTCCGGATAAAAAAATGGTAGAAAGCAAGTCTTTGAAACTATATCTCTTCAGCTTCCGCAACCACGGCGATTTTCACGAAGACTGCATGAACATCATCATGAACGATTTAATTGAACTGATGGACCCACGCTACATCGAAGTCTGGGGCAAATTCACCCCGAGGGGCGGAATCTCCATCGACCCGTATACAAACTATGGCAAACCGGGCACGAAGTATGAGAAAATGGCTGAGTACCGGATGATGAATCATGATTTGTATCCGGAGACGATTGATAATCGGTGA
- a CDS encoding group I intron-associated PD-(D/E)XK endonuclease → MGAVSKRNFCGYAAESIVRADLARKEIVSLNPDIPWVHYDIVTDVGGVFTKIQVKTNMEHDGYRMKIDNRKSNGASRPYTKADYDILAIVDLENRRVAYLPYDVWQGKSQNSIMLREVVDMNGCGGSKQPLYFSDYTDFPEVITKDIAG, encoded by the coding sequence ATGGGTGCCGTTAGTAAACGTAATTTTTGCGGATATGCAGCGGAGAGTATTGTTCGCGCAGACCTAGCGAGGAAGGAAATCGTTAGCCTTAATCCGGACATACCGTGGGTCCATTACGATATCGTTACGGATGTGGGCGGAGTATTTACGAAGATTCAGGTCAAAACGAATATGGAGCACGACGGCTACCGAATGAAAATAGATAATCGAAAATCAAACGGTGCGAGTCGGCCTTATACGAAAGCTGATTACGACATACTTGCGATAGTGGATTTAGAGAATCGACGGGTTGCGTATCTGCCTTACGATGTGTGGCAAGGGAAATCGCAAAATTCGATCATGCTCCGAGAGGTGGTCGATATGAACGGATGCGGCGGAAGCAAACAGCCATTATACTTTTCGGATTACACGGATTTTCCGGAAGTTATAACGAAAGATATTGCGGGGTGA
- a CDS encoding Rap family tetratricopeptide repeat protein, whose product MDVIPYDLVATKMNFWYTALKNNWPGQAEDTRKEVKRELEQMEQNQDVVVYYNLLLFRHNLQFDYMYSDSGGNLARRFGEFKKIRDQNNLEGMLEYYYQFFAGMYHFRQKELILALNFYRNAEKQLDSFECDELEKAEFYFKVSEVYYHMKQTFFSMNYASRAYNIYKKYDTYGERRVQCQFILAGNHRDQMLPEKALPSLNQALTESVILDSVHLIGSSHLNLGICYNQLEELEKASDHLQKALEVYREVNHSFLPKAFFNLAHVRAKQSELVTAHDLYCEGKESAGKICNSYDLAKLEMLKGLYLINDLDLVRESFKFFKENGLYADVEDYGIITAQVLQTEEKIRDACDFYRIACDARRQIQRSGYVNES is encoded by the coding sequence ATGGATGTCATTCCTTATGATCTGGTTGCGACGAAAATGAACTTTTGGTATACGGCTTTGAAAAACAATTGGCCGGGCCAAGCGGAGGATACCAGGAAAGAAGTTAAAAGAGAATTAGAGCAAATGGAACAGAACCAAGACGTAGTTGTCTATTATAACTTATTGTTATTTCGACACAATCTTCAATTTGATTATATGTATTCTGATTCCGGCGGTAATTTAGCTAGACGATTTGGGGAGTTCAAAAAAATTCGTGATCAAAACAACCTTGAGGGAATGTTGGAATATTATTATCAATTCTTCGCAGGAATGTATCATTTCAGACAAAAAGAACTGATACTCGCGTTGAATTTCTATAGGAATGCCGAAAAACAACTTGATTCTTTTGAGTGTGATGAGCTAGAGAAAGCTGAATTTTATTTCAAGGTATCAGAAGTGTATTACCATATGAAACAGACATTTTTTTCGATGAATTATGCGAGCCGCGCTTATAACATTTATAAAAAGTACGATACTTATGGAGAACGCAGAGTTCAATGTCAATTCATTCTTGCTGGAAATCATCGAGATCAAATGCTTCCTGAAAAAGCTTTACCAAGCTTAAACCAAGCATTAACTGAATCAGTAATTTTGGACTCTGTTCATTTAATTGGCTCATCGCATTTGAATCTTGGAATATGTTACAATCAACTTGAAGAACTTGAAAAAGCTTCCGATCATCTCCAAAAAGCCCTTGAAGTGTATAGAGAGGTTAATCATAGTTTTTTACCAAAAGCCTTTTTTAACCTTGCACATGTTAGAGCAAAGCAATCTGAGTTGGTAACAGCCCATGACCTTTATTGTGAAGGAAAAGAATCTGCCGGAAAAATTTGTAATTCATATGACCTTGCAAAGCTCGAAATGTTAAAAGGGCTTTACTTGATTAATGATCTGGATTTAGTTAGGGAATCTTTTAAGTTCTTCAAAGAAAACGGTTTGTATGCAGATGTGGAAGATTACGGAATCATCACTGCGCAAGTTTTGCAAACTGAAGAAAAGATTCGTGATGCATGTGATTTTTACCGTATTGCATGTGACGCAAGAAGACAAATTCAAAGGAGTGGTTATGTAAATGAAAGCTAA
- a CDS encoding XRE family transcriptional regulator, which translates to MKEKGIQSQKELAELVGTTEATKSRLKTNTDMKSRHYSLLARGKMCQSKNYFMSRK; encoded by the coding sequence ATGAAAGAGAAAGGAATCCAAAGCCAGAAGGAATTGGCTGAGTTAGTTGGTACTACCGAGGCCACGAAAAGCAGATTGAAAACGAATACAGACATGAAATCACGACACTATTCATTATTAGCAAGGGGTAAAATGTGCCAATCGAAGAATTATTTCATGTCGAGGAAATAG
- a CDS encoding DinB family protein: MEKHEYEWVKQTRQILLDQCKELKENDFRKELGFGFQSIRDSLVHVAGCYHAWLGSFVLSKTATPLLTKEAINDMQIEDIQRYFQQANIYVDTVFEQFTDKFDEMIEKEPSWKAGSGVVRKTPQQLLIHSITHEFHHKGQIVAMLRLLGYTPNNTDILGLPEK; encoded by the coding sequence ATGGAAAAACACGAATATGAGTGGGTCAAACAAACGAGACAGATTTTACTAGACCAGTGTAAAGAATTGAAGGAAAATGATTTCAGAAAAGAGTTGGGATTTGGTTTTCAAAGTATAAGAGATTCTTTAGTTCATGTGGCGGGTTGTTATCATGCTTGGCTGGGTTCCTTTGTGCTTTCAAAAACAGCTACACCACTATTAACAAAGGAAGCAATCAATGATATGCAGATAGAGGATATTCAACGTTATTTTCAACAGGCGAATATATATGTAGACACTGTATTTGAACAATTCACTGATAAATTTGATGAAATGATCGAAAAAGAGCCTTCTTGGAAAGCAGGCAGCGGGGTTGTAAGAAAAACGCCGCAGCAATTACTAATCCACTCTATCACGCATGAATTTCATCATAAGGGGCAAATTGTAGCCATGTTGCGGTTGCTTGGCTATACTCCTAATAATACAGACATTTTAGGGCTGCCTGAAAAGTAA
- a CDS encoding DUF817 domain-containing protein — translation MRALKQLVLFGWEQALSCLFPVVIFASLAMTKIIPLPFLPRYDWLLIICLLMQWQMVRSGLETRDELKMITLFHLIGLNLELFKVHMGSWSYPEEGFSKFFGVPLYSGFMYASVASYLCQAWRRLKVELIKWPPFLAVVPLAAAIYLNFFTHHFWIDIRFWLSGLVMIVFWQSWVTYEVNGTRYRMPLALSFVLIGFFIWVAENIATFFGAWEYPNQTEAWSLVHLGKVSSWLLLVIVSFLIVATLKQVKGKNSTKIDTSPIL, via the coding sequence ATGAGAGCACTAAAACAGCTCGTTCTTTTTGGTTGGGAACAGGCCCTATCATGTTTGTTTCCTGTCGTTATTTTTGCCTCTTTGGCGATGACCAAAATTATCCCTCTTCCCTTCCTGCCGCGGTATGACTGGCTGCTCATCATCTGCCTTCTCATGCAGTGGCAGATGGTGCGTTCCGGTCTTGAAACACGGGATGAATTAAAAATGATCACATTGTTCCATCTTATTGGCCTTAATCTTGAACTTTTCAAGGTACATATGGGCTCCTGGTCTTATCCCGAGGAAGGATTCTCCAAATTTTTCGGAGTGCCTTTGTATAGCGGCTTCATGTACGCAAGTGTTGCCAGTTATCTTTGCCAGGCCTGGAGGCGCCTTAAGGTTGAGCTGATTAAGTGGCCGCCGTTTTTGGCAGTTGTCCCTCTTGCCGCTGCGATTTACTTGAATTTTTTCACCCACCATTTTTGGATTGACATCCGCTTTTGGTTATCCGGACTTGTCATGATCGTCTTTTGGCAGTCATGGGTCACATACGAGGTGAATGGAACTCGTTACCGTATGCCGCTCGCCCTTTCCTTTGTGCTCATCGGATTTTTCATATGGGTAGCCGAAAATATCGCAACGTTTTTTGGGGCTTGGGAATATCCAAACCAAACCGAAGCATGGAGTCTCGTTCATCTAGGAAAGGTGAGTTCATGGCTCTTATTGGTGATTGTCAGCTTTCTTATCGTTGCGACGTTAAAACAGGTGAAGGGGAAAAACTCCACCAAGATAGATACTAGTCCAATCTTATAA
- a CDS encoding helix-turn-helix transcriptional regulator has translation MAIIINIDVMLAKRKMSVTELSERVGITMANLSILKNGKAKAIRLSTLEAICKALECQPGDILEYRSEEDTQDE, from the coding sequence ATGGCAATTATAATCAATATCGATGTGATGCTGGCTAAAAGGAAAATGAGCGTCACGGAACTTTCTGAGAGGGTCGGAATCACGATGGCGAACCTTTCAATATTGAAAAATGGAAAGGCAAAAGCGATTCGATTGTCAACTTTAGAGGCGATTTGTAAAGCTTTAGAATGTCAACCCGGAGATATTTTGGAATACCGAAGCGAGGAAGACACCCAGGATGAATAA
- a CDS encoding DUF2975 domain-containing protein: MKQGSTLFLKIAVILIGIPVLALCIFFVPEIANFTAELYPDISYLKYLVYIDLYLAAVPFYFALYQAFKLLSYIDQNKAFSELSVRALKNIKSCAITISILFAAGMPLFYLIAERDDAPGIILIGLVLIFASMVIAVFAAVLQRLLQEAIDIKSENDLTV, from the coding sequence ATGAAACAAGGATCAACACTCTTTTTAAAGATAGCTGTTATTCTTATTGGAATCCCGGTTCTTGCTTTGTGCATTTTTTTTGTGCCGGAAATAGCAAACTTTACAGCGGAATTGTATCCAGATATTTCCTATCTGAAATATCTCGTTTATATCGATTTGTATTTAGCGGCGGTCCCTTTTTACTTTGCTCTGTATCAAGCCTTTAAACTTTTAAGCTATATTGACCAGAATAAAGCTTTCTCGGAATTATCCGTCAGGGCTTTAAAGAATATAAAATCCTGTGCAATCACCATCAGTATTTTATTTGCGGCAGGCATGCCACTCTTCTATCTCATCGCGGAGAGGGACGATGCTCCAGGTATCATACTAATCGGATTGGTCCTTATTTTTGCTTCAATGGTTATCGCAGTCTTTGCCGCTGTTCTCCAAAGGCTATTGCAAGAAGCGATCGATATAAAATCAGAAAATGATTTAACAGTCTGA
- a CDS encoding DUF1672 family protein: MMKYKKIITLSIGIPILLGGCINLDVGNHDKNGEKTEANSQAEYNQNLISVQDYTGQGYELDGGEETTKIAEAHREEIEKAVKTFFLDKYKTKVKVHHIVGALNAASVFVESEGEPHFHTYAVVPIDVEKQEVKIDKVWSEEGQVEDAIRTGIYAMVYDKEFKVLDQYLKEFSAKHNLVGLTKEAVENVGGSGYSTPYYYISMSPGVFSGINLSEMYLEKPDRSKKEWEKILINQKMNEKSIDITIQLFLENKNVEPDPSIIEQISKDIKKMDGLPLGIYSVLLHDNMIGKQTARGSKDNSLDSEEIIKDK; encoded by the coding sequence ATGATGAAATACAAAAAAATCATAACGCTCAGTATTGGTATCCCAATACTTCTGGGAGGATGCATAAACTTGGATGTGGGAAATCATGACAAAAACGGTGAAAAAACAGAGGCTAACAGCCAAGCGGAGTATAACCAAAATTTAATCAGTGTACAAGATTATACAGGGCAAGGCTATGAACTGGACGGTGGAGAAGAAACGACTAAAATCGCCGAAGCGCATCGTGAGGAAATTGAAAAAGCCGTCAAGACATTTTTCCTGGACAAATATAAGACGAAAGTAAAAGTACATCATATTGTTGGAGCGCTTAATGCGGCTTCTGTATTTGTTGAATCAGAGGGTGAGCCGCATTTTCATACATATGCGGTTGTTCCGATAGATGTGGAGAAGCAAGAAGTGAAAATCGATAAAGTTTGGTCTGAAGAAGGTCAAGTTGAAGATGCTATTAGAACAGGAATTTACGCAATGGTATATGATAAGGAGTTTAAAGTTCTAGATCAGTATTTGAAAGAGTTTTCTGCAAAACATAATCTGGTTGGATTAACAAAGGAAGCTGTGGAAAATGTAGGGGGGAGCGGATATAGTACACCATACTACTATATATCGATGTCTCCCGGTGTATTTAGTGGTATCAATCTTAGTGAAATGTATTTAGAAAAACCTGATCGAAGCAAAAAAGAATGGGAAAAGATCTTAATAAATCAGAAAATGAATGAAAAGAGTATTGATATTACCATTCAATTGTTCCTGGAAAACAAAAACGTAGAGCCTGATCCATCAATCATTGAACAAATATCAAAGGACATAAAAAAAATGGACGGTTTGCCACTTGGGATTTATAGTGTGCTTTTACATGACAATATGATCGGTAAACAGACTGCGAGGGGATCAAAAGATAATAGTCTTGATTCTGAGGAGATTATCAAAGATAAGTAA
- a CDS encoding Mbeg1-like protein has translation MVSSSNGNNSHVNDKDLVELAGYHAYKHQDIGREIYINNVIYKVKDIKYNDPTGFDVITVKNIETGEYTVVYQGTDAGKTNGIQDILTDAQMAGDITPEQVKAARDYYDKMKVKYGDKLTSVCGNSLGGGLANVVAVEHPDVKAVTINPSILPEGEVDRDQDYPNITNYFSKYDPLTLAEEGVRPRY, from the coding sequence ATGGTTTCATCATCAAATGGAAATAATAGTCATGTTAATGATAAGGACTTGGTTGAATTAGCGGGATATCATGCCTACAAACACCAAGATATTGGAAGGGAAATTTATATAAATAACGTTATATATAAGGTTAAGGATATCAAATATAACGACCCAACCGGCTTTGATGTGATAACGGTCAAAAACATAGAAACAGGCGAATACACAGTCGTCTACCAAGGAACGGACGCGGGGAAAACAAACGGCATCCAGGACATTCTCACCGATGCGCAGATGGCCGGTGATATAACACCGGAACAAGTGAAGGCCGCCCGCGACTACTACGACAAGATGAAAGTCAAATACGGTGATAAACTAACCTCAGTCTGCGGAAACTCGCTTGGCGGGGGATTGGCGAATGTGGTGGCGGTGGAGCATCCCGATGTGAAGGCTGTGACGATAAATCCGTCGATCCTGCCGGAAGGGGAAGTGGACCGGGACCAAGACTATCCCAATATCACAAACTATTTCAGTAAGTATGATCCGCTGACATTGGCGGAAGAAGGCGTCCGGCCTCGGTATTGA
- a CDS encoding DUF1672 family protein produces MMKYKKIITLSIGIPILLGGCMNLDVGNHDKNGEKTEANSQAEYNQNLISVQDYTGQGYELDGGEETTKIAEAHREEIEKAVKTFFLDKYKTKVKVHHIVGALNAASVFVESEGEPHFHTYAVVPIDVKAEEVLTDKVWSQEGQVESAINSGIYAMVFDQELGKLDDYLAKTAKQEPVVGMRQEAVNNVMASGFHTIYYYITTFDDSLDKVYLKYLKNPNKSKEEWKREIKHSKTDPESFYVTIHLFMEKPNTEPDKSIFDQIVKDLENMEGLAPGQYSVFLHDNTINKKAGSNSQENTLERSDPTYIMKD; encoded by the coding sequence ATGATGAAATACAAAAAAATCATAACGCTCAGTATTGGTATCCCAATACTTCTGGGAGGATGCATGAACTTGGATGTGGGAAATCATGACAAAAACGGTGAAAAAACAGAGGCTAACAGCCAAGCGGAGTATAACCAAAATTTAATCAGTGTACAAGATTATACGGGGCAAGGCTATGAACTGGACGGTGGAGAAGAAACGACTAAAATCGCCGAAGCACATCGTGAGGAAATTGAAAAAGCCGTCAAGACATTTTTCCTGGACAAATATAAGACGAAAGTGAAAGTACATCATATTGTTGGAGCGCTTAATGCGGCTTCTGTATTTGTTGAATCAGAGGGTGAGCCGCATTTTCATACATATGCGGTTGTTCCGATTGATGTAAAGGCTGAGGAGGTATTGACGGATAAAGTATGGTCACAGGAAGGTCAAGTTGAAAGTGCAATTAATAGTGGTATTTATGCAATGGTTTTTGATCAAGAACTAGGGAAGCTTGATGATTACCTGGCGAAGACTGCGAAGCAAGAGCCTGTTGTCGGCATGAGGCAAGAAGCCGTTAATAATGTAATGGCATCAGGGTTTCATACGATTTATTATTATATAACAACTTTTGATGATAGTTTAGATAAGGTTTATTTGAAATATTTAAAAAATCCAAATAAAAGTAAAGAAGAATGGAAACGCGAGATCAAGCATTCTAAGACAGACCCGGAATCGTTTTATGTCACTATACATTTATTCATGGAAAAACCTAATACAGAACCAGACAAATCTATTTTCGATCAAATTGTAAAAGACTTGGAAAATATGGAGGGGCTCGCACCAGGGCAATACAGTGTCTTTTTACATGACAATACGATTAACAAAAAAGCGGGTTCGAATTCACAGGAAAATACTCTTGAAAGGTCCGACCCGACTTATATTATGAAAGATTAG